The Nitratidesulfovibrio sp. SRB-5 genome includes a window with the following:
- a CDS encoding PAS domain S-box protein: MATPAQIATIWGQYPLPAQEWFQANMFPLGIALASGCMALAAIIALFALRRHYKKRLAAMSDELRSSLELRHDLAKRNAGLRTILDHTNTIFFILDRDGTVALSEGMGLNLIKRPAGGSVGMKFGDLHPDRADLQQLFELGMQGQTLQAHVPFSGGTFQLLTSPLTDSQGEPNGLAGILLDVTELVQARERITESEAMFRSLFDNAPYSMLVQRISDGTCLEANRAFLESSGISRDELPRFDIAAVLDMSPDEARTMRHRVAAQGGVSGQEATVRRRDGSPAHVHYSTLPIIYSGEPSLLSMTVDITEQKNATRALMESEKRLSAIFNNAPLGLFLSTFSGRIEEVNPELVRMLGYESREEFLAAPPHSLYADPRQRDQVLQQLLVSPSGVSRELLLRRKDGELVPAVIRASLQFDAEGRPTRVHGAVENLSERKKHERELQFWTQRFETVITAAQHIFYDYDLRAGTIQWAGAMREVLGFELQEVDGPLQAWAALLAPEEAPRVLRKLDEACARGEKFDMEYRLRHKDGHYIYVHDCGFFQLDRDGRPFQMLGIIQNVSTRKQAEAALAASEERYRTLFESAQDTILVMDGPTIVDCNPGATVLTGCPREEIIGRTPADFSPPVQANGEGTTSMMMATLAEAANGKLLRFEWLCRRVGGDIVQVETSLAPMRLGDNSYLLAFTRDISERKKAENDLRLSEEKFSKIFNLAPYSISIARLSDSIILDVNDAFEPLTGYSRAEAVGSNGDNLGLWQDPESRKDFLEKLQQHGTVADYEFMLRRKDGTIRNALNSCQEIEINGERCSLNIVQDITEAKLVQKAMVETEKMMSLGGLAAGMAHEINNPLGIIFQSVQGVQRRFDPKLSANAADAGALDIDLETVQEYMRRRNISRYLNAIVEAGQRAADIVRHMLNFSRRNDAGLEDQDVAELVRRAVSLAEKDYDLKKMYDFRRISVRLELSDTLLSVPCISSEIEQVLLNLLRNAAQAMAGAGTPDPAITVRTTRENDEARIEVEDNGPGISADQLNRVFEPFYTTKKVGEGTGLGLSVSYFIITNTHQGKMSVESTPGQGALFTIRLPLKRATNTSTH, from the coding sequence ATGGCGACACCCGCACAGATTGCCACCATCTGGGGCCAGTATCCGCTCCCGGCTCAAGAATGGTTTCAGGCCAACATGTTTCCGCTGGGCATCGCGCTTGCCAGCGGGTGTATGGCCCTGGCCGCAATCATCGCGCTATTTGCATTGAGAAGACACTACAAGAAGCGACTTGCGGCAATGTCCGACGAGCTTCGGAGCAGCCTTGAACTGCGACATGATCTGGCCAAGCGCAACGCAGGACTGCGCACCATACTGGACCACACCAATACCATCTTTTTCATACTCGACCGTGACGGCACGGTGGCGTTGTCCGAAGGCATGGGGCTCAACCTCATCAAGCGCCCGGCTGGGGGAAGCGTGGGGATGAAATTCGGGGATCTGCATCCGGACCGAGCGGACTTGCAGCAGCTTTTCGAGTTGGGCATGCAAGGACAAACGCTTCAGGCGCATGTTCCTTTTTCTGGCGGAACATTCCAACTGCTGACCAGCCCACTGACCGATTCCCAAGGAGAGCCAAACGGACTGGCAGGGATCCTGCTTGATGTTACCGAGCTTGTGCAGGCACGGGAACGGATCACGGAAAGCGAAGCCATGTTCCGCTCGCTCTTCGACAATGCCCCATATTCCATGCTCGTCCAGCGTATCTCCGATGGGACGTGCCTGGAAGCCAACCGTGCCTTTCTCGAAAGTTCGGGGATCAGCCGGGATGAACTCCCCCGTTTCGACATAGCCGCCGTCCTGGACATGTCCCCCGATGAGGCCCGCACCATGCGGCATCGCGTTGCAGCGCAAGGCGGAGTGAGTGGACAGGAGGCTACCGTCCGACGACGTGACGGAAGCCCTGCTCACGTCCACTACTCCACACTCCCGATCATCTACAGTGGTGAACCGAGCCTGCTCAGCATGACCGTGGACATCACCGAACAAAAAAACGCTACACGGGCCTTGATGGAGAGTGAGAAAAGGCTGAGTGCCATATTCAACAACGCGCCTCTCGGGCTTTTCCTCTCCACGTTCTCCGGCAGGATTGAAGAGGTCAATCCGGAACTGGTGCGAATGCTCGGCTACGAAAGCCGGGAAGAGTTCCTCGCAGCCCCCCCCCATTCGCTGTACGCCGATCCTCGGCAACGCGACCAGGTACTTCAGCAACTGTTGGTCTCGCCATCGGGAGTTAGCAGGGAACTGCTCCTCCGCCGAAAGGATGGCGAACTGGTGCCTGCCGTGATCCGCGCCTCTCTCCAATTCGACGCCGAAGGCCGTCCGACTCGTGTCCATGGCGCGGTGGAGAATCTTAGCGAACGCAAGAAGCATGAGCGCGAGCTCCAATTCTGGACACAACGATTCGAGACCGTCATCACTGCGGCGCAGCACATATTTTACGATTACGACCTGCGGGCGGGCACGATCCAATGGGCCGGGGCCATGCGGGAAGTTCTGGGGTTCGAGTTGCAGGAGGTGGACGGCCCCCTGCAAGCTTGGGCTGCCCTGCTGGCGCCGGAAGAGGCGCCGCGCGTCTTGCGGAAACTGGACGAGGCGTGCGCGCGCGGCGAAAAATTCGACATGGAATACCGCCTGCGCCACAAGGACGGGCACTATATCTACGTGCATGACTGCGGTTTTTTCCAGCTCGACAGGGATGGTCGGCCATTCCAGATGCTTGGCATCATCCAGAACGTCAGCACCCGCAAACAGGCAGAGGCGGCGCTTGCCGCCAGCGAGGAAAGATATCGCACCCTCTTCGAGTCCGCTCAGGACACCATCCTCGTCATGGACGGCCCCACCATCGTCGACTGCAATCCCGGCGCCACTGTCCTCACGGGTTGCCCGCGCGAAGAGATTATCGGTCGGACACCTGCCGATTTCTCCCCGCCTGTGCAGGCAAACGGAGAGGGCACGACAAGCATGATGATGGCCACGCTTGCCGAAGCTGCCAACGGAAAGCTGTTGCGCTTCGAGTGGCTGTGCCGAAGGGTTGGCGGCGATATCGTTCAGGTGGAGACGTCACTGGCCCCCATGCGCCTCGGGGATAACAGCTACCTTCTGGCATTCACCCGGGACATTTCCGAGCGCAAGAAGGCGGAAAACGATCTTCGCCTCTCGGAGGAAAAATTTTCGAAGATATTCAATCTGGCACCGTACAGCATATCCATAGCACGATTGAGCGACAGCATCATTCTGGATGTAAACGACGCCTTTGAACCCCTCACCGGATACTCGCGAGCCGAAGCTGTGGGCAGCAACGGCGACAACCTTGGCCTTTGGCAAGACCCCGAAAGCAGAAAGGATTTTCTCGAAAAACTTCAACAGCACGGTACGGTTGCAGATTACGAATTCATGCTGCGCAGAAAAGATGGAACCATTCGCAACGCACTGAATTCGTGCCAGGAAATCGAGATAAACGGCGAACGCTGCTCCCTGAATATCGTACAAGACATCACCGAGGCAAAGCTTGTGCAAAAAGCCATGGTGGAAACGGAAAAAATGATGTCGCTCGGCGGCCTTGCGGCTGGCATGGCGCATGAAATCAACAATCCCCTCGGCATCATCTTCCAGTCCGTGCAGGGCGTGCAACGCCGCTTTGACCCGAAACTTTCAGCCAACGCGGCAGATGCCGGCGCCCTGGATATCGACCTTGAGACGGTTCAGGAATACATGCGCCGTCGCAACATTTCCCGCTATCTCAACGCCATTGTCGAGGCAGGCCAACGAGCCGCAGACATCGTGCGACACATGCTCAACTTCAGCCGCCGCAATGACGCGGGACTCGAAGACCAGGACGTGGCCGAACTGGTCAGGCGGGCTGTCTCTCTGGCGGAAAAGGATTACGATCTCAAAAAAATGTACGACTTCCGCCGGATCAGTGTACGCCTGGAACTCTCGGACACACTGCTTTCCGTTCCCTGTATATCGTCCGAAATCGAACAGGTGCTTTTGAACCTTCTGCGCAACGCCGCCCAAGCCATGGCCGGGGCAGGCACCCCGGACCCCGCCATTACCGTGCGCACCACCAGAGAGAACGACGAGGCACGCATCGAGGTGGAGGACAACGGCCCGGGCATTTCCGCCGACCAACTCAACCGGGTATTCGAGCCCTTCTACACCACGAAGAAGGTTGGCGAGGGCACCGGCCTCGGCCTCTCGGTATCCTATTTCATCATCACCAACACCCATCAGGGGAAGATGAGCGTGGAGTCCACACCTGGCCAAGGGGCACTCTTCACCATTCGGCTGCCGCTCAAGCGGGCGACCAATACATCCACACATTAA
- a CDS encoding carbohydrate ABC transporter permease: MSQTNIYDSRGLARVLDTAAAWTLAVLWALPLLYAVWTAFHPSEFSTRFTLAAPLTLDNFRAAWDAAPFARYLVNTVLLVTMVLAGQLVLCTLAAYAFAKYDFPGKGILFALVLMQLMIMPDVLVVENYRTMSAIGVLDSTLAIGLPYMASAFGIFLLRQTFKSIPKELDEAAAVEGASTLQILWKVYVPLGKPVYLAYALVSVSYHWNNFLWPLIVTNTTNSRPLTVGLQVFSSTEQGVDWSIITAATLMTSGPLLIGFLLFQRQFVQSFMRAGIK, translated from the coding sequence ATGAGCCAGACCAACATTTACGACAGCCGGGGCCTTGCCCGCGTGCTGGACACCGCCGCCGCCTGGACACTGGCCGTGCTGTGGGCGCTGCCGCTGCTGTACGCCGTATGGACGGCCTTTCACCCCTCGGAATTTTCCACCCGGTTCACGCTCGCCGCGCCGTTGACGCTGGATAACTTTCGCGCGGCGTGGGACGCGGCCCCCTTTGCCCGCTACCTGGTCAACACCGTGCTGCTGGTGACCATGGTGCTGGCCGGACAACTGGTGCTGTGCACGCTGGCGGCCTACGCCTTCGCCAAGTACGACTTTCCCGGCAAGGGCATATTGTTCGCGCTGGTGCTGATGCAACTGATGATCATGCCCGACGTGCTGGTGGTGGAAAACTACCGCACCATGTCGGCCATCGGCGTGCTGGATTCCACGCTGGCCATCGGCCTGCCGTACATGGCGTCGGCCTTCGGCATTTTTCTGCTGCGCCAGACCTTCAAAAGCATACCGAAGGAACTGGACGAGGCCGCCGCCGTGGAAGGCGCCAGCACCCTGCAAATACTCTGGAAGGTCTACGTGCCGCTGGGCAAGCCGGTGTACCTGGCCTACGCCCTAGTTTCGGTCAGCTACCACTGGAACAACTTCCTGTGGCCGCTCATCGTCACCAACACCACCAATTCGCGCCCGCTTACCGTTGGCTTGCAGGTGTTCTCGTCCACCGAACAGGGGGTGGACTGGTCGATCATCACGGCGGCCACGCTGATGACCTCCGGCCCGCTGCTGATCGGCTTTCTGCTGTTCCAGCGGCAGTTCGTGCAGTCGTTCATGCGGGCGGGCATCAAGTAG
- a CDS encoding carbohydrate ABC transporter permease: MRTIHAWLLLLPALAFIAAFTHYPAVNTFIHSFFLDGRGGAPAQFVGLEHYQYLLEDEVFRKALVNNLLFASGTIPLSIGLAMTMAFLVNAGLAGQSVLRLCYFVPTVLPMIAVANIWLFFYTPEYGLLEQIRGALGLAGVNWLGSESTALPCVIAVAVWKDAGFFMIFYLAALQQIPPSLGEAAMLEGASRLYYYRRVVIPLLMPTTLFVLVNATINAFRMVDHLFVLTQGGPNNASSLLLYYIYEVSFKYWDTGYGAALTMVLLGFLALASIGQFGFLDRKVHYR, encoded by the coding sequence ATGCGCACCATCCACGCCTGGCTCCTGCTGCTGCCCGCCCTGGCGTTCATCGCCGCGTTCACCCACTACCCGGCGGTGAACACCTTCATCCACAGCTTCTTTCTGGATGGACGGGGCGGCGCGCCCGCGCAGTTCGTGGGGCTGGAGCACTACCAGTACCTGCTGGAGGACGAGGTGTTCCGCAAGGCGCTGGTGAACAACCTGCTGTTCGCCAGCGGCACCATTCCGCTGTCCATCGGGCTGGCCATGACCATGGCCTTTCTGGTCAACGCGGGGCTGGCCGGGCAGTCGGTGCTGCGGCTGTGCTACTTCGTGCCCACGGTGCTGCCCATGATCGCGGTGGCCAACATCTGGCTGTTCTTCTACACGCCGGAATACGGCCTGCTGGAGCAGATTCGCGGGGCGCTGGGCCTTGCCGGGGTGAACTGGCTGGGCAGCGAATCCACGGCGCTGCCGTGCGTCATCGCCGTTGCGGTGTGGAAGGATGCGGGCTTCTTCATGATCTTCTATCTTGCGGCATTGCAGCAGATACCGCCTTCACTGGGCGAGGCGGCCATGCTGGAGGGGGCGTCACGCCTATACTACTACCGCCGGGTGGTCATACCGCTGCTGATGCCCACCACCCTGTTCGTGCTGGTGAACGCCACCATCAACGCCTTCCGCATGGTGGACCACCTGTTCGTGCTTACCCAGGGCGGCCCCAACAACGCCAGCTCGCTGCTGCTCTACTACATCTACGAAGTCAGCTTCAAATACTGGGATACCGGCTACGGCGCGGCGCTGACCATGGTGCTGCTGGGCTTTCTGGCGCTGGCCTCCATCGGCCAGTTCGGCTTTCTCGATCGCAAGGTGCACTACAGATGA
- a CDS encoding ABC transporter substrate-binding protein, whose product MTGFRKACTLAAAALLSLTLLAGTALAEKVNLTFYFPVSVGGPITKIVEGMTEQFMKEHPDIKVTPVYAGIYRETLTKALTALRGGEPPHVAVLLSTDMYTLIDEDAVVAYDDILKPEEMGFTKAFFPGFMRNSQTGGKTWGIPFQRSTIVMYWNKEAFKAAGLDPEKGPANWNELVEMGKKLTVRDASGKVTQWGVAIPSTGYAYWMFQALAIQNGVELMNAEGTKTDFDNPKAIEALQFLVDLAYKHEVSPKGTIDWATTPRDFFERKSAIMWTTTGNLTNVRTNAPFPFGVGMLPASARPGSPTGGGNFYIFKKATPAERKAAVDFVQWMTSAERAAQWGIDTGYVAVRPDAWETPAMKDYVAKFPVAAVARDQLAHAVPELSTHDNQRVTKALDDAIQAAVTGSKKPADALKDAQKEAERILRRYGK is encoded by the coding sequence ATGACCGGCTTCAGAAAAGCGTGCACCCTGGCGGCGGCTGCCCTGCTGTCGCTGACCCTGCTGGCGGGCACCGCACTGGCGGAAAAGGTGAACCTTACCTTCTACTTCCCGGTTTCCGTCGGCGGCCCCATCACCAAGATCGTGGAGGGCATGACCGAGCAGTTCATGAAGGAACACCCGGACATCAAGGTCACTCCGGTGTACGCGGGCATCTACCGCGAAACCCTCACCAAGGCCCTTACCGCCCTGCGCGGGGGCGAGCCGCCGCACGTGGCGGTGCTGCTGTCCACCGACATGTACACCCTCATCGACGAAGACGCGGTGGTGGCCTACGACGACATCCTGAAGCCGGAGGAAATGGGCTTCACCAAGGCGTTCTTCCCCGGTTTCATGCGCAACAGCCAGACCGGCGGCAAGACCTGGGGCATTCCGTTCCAGCGTTCCACCATCGTGATGTACTGGAACAAGGAGGCCTTCAAGGCCGCCGGGCTTGATCCCGAAAAGGGGCCCGCCAACTGGAACGAACTGGTGGAAATGGGCAAGAAGCTGACCGTGCGCGATGCCTCCGGCAAGGTCACCCAGTGGGGCGTGGCCATTCCCTCCACCGGGTACGCCTACTGGATGTTCCAGGCCCTGGCCATCCAGAACGGCGTGGAACTGATGAACGCCGAAGGCACCAAGACCGACTTCGACAACCCCAAGGCCATCGAGGCCCTGCAATTCCTGGTGGATCTGGCCTACAAGCACGAGGTGTCGCCCAAGGGCACCATCGACTGGGCCACCACCCCGCGCGATTTCTTCGAGCGCAAGTCCGCCATCATGTGGACCACCACCGGCAACCTGACCAACGTGCGCACCAACGCGCCCTTCCCCTTCGGCGTGGGCATGCTGCCCGCCAGCGCCCGCCCCGGCTCGCCCACGGGCGGCGGCAACTTCTACATCTTCAAGAAGGCCACCCCCGCAGAGCGCAAGGCTGCGGTCGACTTCGTGCAGTGGATGACCAGCGCGGAACGCGCCGCCCAGTGGGGCATCGATACCGGCTACGTGGCCGTGCGCCCCGACGCGTGGGAAACCCCGGCCATGAAGGACTACGTGGCCAAGTTCCCCGTGGCCGCCGTGGCCCGCGACCAACTGGCCCACGCCGTGCCCGAACTGTCCACCCATGACAACCAGCGCGTGACCAAGGCGCTGGACGACGCCATCCAGGCCGCCGTGACCGGCTCCAAGAAGCCCGCCGACGCCCTGAAGGACGCCCAGAAGGAAGCGGAACGCATCCTGCGCCGTTACGGCAAGTAG
- a CDS encoding ABC transporter ATP-binding protein: MSAIQLLNVSRHWGDVRAVDDVSFEVEQGTMLVLLGPSGCGKSTTLRLIAGLESVTSGRIMIGERDVTHLPPAQRQLAMVFQSYALFPHLTVRENILFGLTVRKVPEAEREKRLTRAVDILGLSALLQRKPGELSGGQQQRVALGRALVAEAAVCLMDEPLSNLDAKLRHEMRREIRALQQTLGMTMVYVTHDQTEAMSMADRIILMQGGRIVQNATPSELYSRPATTFAGNFIGTPPMNLVRLDDARGSVCVAGSRSGTVSVVDSADYVLGIRPEHIRIVPEGWRAVVESVEYLGSGSVLGCRVGGEELSVVVDGVPTIAVGAEIYLHCPDEHIHIFDAKTGERRGTCR, encoded by the coding sequence TTGTCCGCCATTCAACTTCTGAACGTCAGCAGGCACTGGGGCGACGTCCGCGCCGTGGACGACGTCTCCTTCGAGGTGGAACAGGGCACCATGCTGGTACTGCTGGGGCCTTCGGGCTGCGGCAAGTCCACCACCCTGCGGCTCATCGCGGGTCTGGAGTCCGTCACCTCTGGCCGGATCATGATCGGCGAGCGCGACGTGACCCACCTGCCCCCTGCCCAGCGCCAACTGGCCATGGTCTTCCAGTCGTATGCGCTGTTCCCGCACCTGACGGTGCGCGAGAACATCCTGTTCGGGCTCACCGTGCGCAAGGTGCCGGAGGCGGAGCGCGAAAAGCGCCTCACCCGCGCCGTGGACATCCTGGGCCTTTCCGCCCTGCTGCAACGCAAGCCCGGCGAACTTTCCGGCGGGCAGCAGCAGCGCGTGGCCCTGGGCCGCGCCCTGGTGGCAGAGGCCGCCGTGTGCCTGATGGACGAGCCGCTCTCCAACCTGGACGCCAAGCTGCGCCATGAAATGCGGCGAGAAATCCGCGCCCTGCAGCAAACCCTGGGCATGACCATGGTGTACGTCACCCATGACCAGACCGAGGCCATGAGCATGGCCGACCGCATCATCCTGATGCAGGGCGGGCGCATCGTGCAGAACGCCACGCCGTCCGAACTGTATTCCCGCCCGGCCACCACCTTTGCGGGCAACTTCATCGGCACCCCGCCCATGAACCTGGTGCGGCTGGACGATGCGCGCGGCAGCGTGTGCGTGGCGGGCAGCCGGTCCGGCACGGTGAGCGTGGTGGACAGCGCCGACTACGTGCTGGGCATCCGCCCGGAACACATCCGCATCGTGCCCGAAGGTTGGCGCGCCGTGGTCGAAAGCGTGGAATACCTGGGGTCCGGTTCTGTGCTGGGTTGCCGCGTGGGGGGCGAAGAGCTTTCCGTGGTGGTGGACGGCGTGCCGACCATCGCCGTGGGGGCGGAAATATACCTGCACTGCCCGGACGAGCACATCCACATCTTTGATGCAAAAACCGGCGAGCGGCGCGGCACCTGCCGCTGA
- a CDS encoding amidohydrolase, translating to MAAVRPPHHDAAQGGARLLVNARFRDPLAPATSRGADLPDAMAVEGGRIVAVGRAAELAPFADRGFVRTDMGGATVLPGFIDCHSHLLLTGIMDLGMDLSVAETLGDVLDMVADAVRNAPFGAMVYGFRLEELDLAERRMPTKAELDSVAPGRAVLLMHATCHRCIMNTPALRQLAVPRGLPGADTEGGRGTAPFTGVVRDPGILTWVFPAILRSMDRPHLDAAALVAARSALRVGITTVHSMEGGELTPGGSPVLLDNATRLPLRVVCWNQSMDLAEVEQLALPRVGGCICADGELDARTAALFEPYSDDPGNDGTLLYSQQEMDDFVLSAHARGLQVAVHCESERAIDQVLRAMERAQRLEPRSDSRHRIEHFELPTWDQIDRMARAGVVASMQPAFVESYFGDDRMAHLASLFGPHRMRRLHPYRAILDAGVRVCGGSDSPVTNYTPLRGMAAAVNHPFAEQSVTMAEALRMFTTEAAFSAFEEADKGRLLPGMLADLVALGRDPLDERGGPTGVASVADIPVLGAWVDGQPVTPEQ from the coding sequence ATGGCCGCCGTGCGCCCGCCGCATCACGATGCCGCGCAAGGCGGCGCGCGCCTGCTGGTCAACGCCCGCTTCCGCGATCCGCTGGCCCCGGCCACGTCGCGCGGCGCAGATCTGCCCGATGCCATGGCCGTGGAGGGCGGGCGCATCGTGGCCGTGGGCCGCGCGGCGGAACTGGCTCCCTTTGCCGACCGGGGCTTCGTCCGCACCGACATGGGCGGGGCCACTGTGCTGCCCGGCTTCATCGACTGCCATTCGCACCTGCTGCTTACCGGCATCATGGACCTGGGCATGGACCTTTCCGTGGCGGAAACCCTTGGCGACGTGCTGGACATGGTGGCCGACGCCGTCCGTAACGCGCCCTTCGGCGCCATGGTCTACGGCTTCCGGCTGGAGGAACTGGACCTTGCGGAGCGGCGCATGCCCACCAAGGCGGAACTGGATTCCGTAGCGCCGGGCCGGGCCGTGCTGCTGATGCACGCCACCTGCCACCGCTGCATCATGAATACCCCGGCGCTGCGGCAACTGGCGGTGCCGCGCGGGCTGCCCGGCGCGGATACCGAAGGTGGGCGCGGCACCGCGCCCTTCACCGGCGTGGTGCGCGACCCCGGCATTCTCACCTGGGTCTTTCCGGCCATCCTGCGCTCCATGGACCGCCCCCATCTGGACGCCGCCGCCCTGGTGGCCGCCCGGTCGGCCCTGCGGGTGGGCATCACCACCGTGCATTCCATGGAAGGGGGAGAGCTGACCCCCGGCGGCTCGCCCGTGCTGCTGGACAACGCCACGCGCCTGCCGCTGCGCGTGGTGTGCTGGAACCAGAGCATGGACCTGGCCGAAGTGGAACAACTGGCCCTGCCCCGCGTGGGCGGGTGCATTTGCGCCGACGGCGAACTGGACGCCCGCACCGCCGCGCTGTTCGAACCCTACAGTGACGACCCCGGCAACGACGGCACCCTGCTGTACTCCCAGCAGGAGATGGACGACTTCGTGCTGTCCGCCCATGCGCGCGGATTGCAGGTGGCCGTGCACTGCGAATCCGAGCGGGCCATCGATCAGGTGCTGCGGGCCATGGAGCGCGCCCAGCGGCTGGAGCCGCGCAGTGACAGTCGCCACCGCATCGAGCACTTCGAACTGCCCACCTGGGACCAGATCGACCGCATGGCCCGCGCCGGGGTGGTGGCGTCCATGCAGCCCGCCTTCGTGGAGTCCTACTTCGGCGATGACCGCATGGCCCATCTGGCTTCGCTGTTCGGGCCGCACCGCATGCGCCGCCTGCACCCCTACCGGGCCATCCTCGACGCCGGGGTGCGCGTGTGCGGCGGCTCCGACAGCCCGGTGACCAACTACACCCCGCTGCGCGGCATGGCCGCCGCCGTGAACCACCCCTTTGCCGAACAGTCGGTGACCATGGCAGAGGCCCTGCGCATGTTCACCACCGAGGCGGCTTTCTCGGCCTTCGAAGAGGCGGACAAGGGCCGCCTGCTGCCCGGCATGCTGGCCGACCTGGTGGCGCTGGGGCGTGATCCGCTGGATGAGCGGGGTGGGCCGACGGGCGTGGCCTCCGTTGCGGACATCCCCGTGCTGGGTGCCTGGGTGGACGGCCAGCCGGTAACCCCGGAACAATAA
- the aguB gene encoding N-carbamoylputrescine amidase — translation MAEVIVAATQMACTDNESRNIDRVCELVREAAAMGAHIVLPQELFSGPYFCKDELPEHFALARPLDESPAVRRMSALAAELGVVIPVSFFERSNQVYYNSLAMIDADGRVMGLYRKSHIPQGPGYEEKFYFSPGDTGFRVWRTRYGTVGVGVCWDQWFPECARSMALLGADVLLYPTAIGSEPAEPACDSSGHWTRTMQGHAAANMMPLVASNRVGEEFGKGFSMTFYGSSFIAGPQGEIVQQAGRSEECVLTAAFDFEAIRAERAGWGLFRDRRPDLYHPLLTFDGLDGLPGEDDSEDGCGDHCGCGCGGEA, via the coding sequence ATGGCCGAAGTCATCGTCGCCGCCACCCAGATGGCCTGCACCGACAACGAATCCCGCAACATCGACCGCGTCTGCGAACTGGTGCGCGAGGCTGCCGCCATGGGCGCGCACATCGTGCTGCCGCAGGAGCTGTTTTCCGGCCCGTATTTCTGCAAGGACGAACTGCCCGAGCACTTCGCGCTGGCGCGCCCCCTCGACGAAAGCCCGGCGGTACGCCGCATGTCGGCCCTGGCCGCCGAACTGGGCGTGGTCATCCCCGTCAGCTTCTTCGAGCGTTCCAACCAAGTCTACTACAATTCGCTGGCCATGATCGACGCCGACGGCAGGGTGATGGGCCTGTACCGCAAGTCGCACATTCCGCAGGGGCCCGGCTACGAGGAGAAGTTCTACTTCAGCCCCGGCGACACCGGCTTTCGCGTGTGGCGCACCCGGTACGGCACCGTGGGCGTGGGGGTGTGCTGGGACCAGTGGTTTCCGGAGTGCGCGCGGTCCATGGCCCTGCTGGGCGCGGACGTGCTGCTCTACCCCACGGCCATCGGCTCCGAACCCGCAGAACCGGCGTGCGATTCGTCCGGCCACTGGACCCGCACCATGCAGGGCCACGCCGCCGCCAACATGATGCCGCTGGTGGCGTCCAACCGGGTGGGCGAGGAGTTCGGCAAGGGCTTTTCCATGACCTTCTACGGTTCGTCGTTCATCGCCGGGCCGCAGGGCGAAATCGTGCAACAGGCAGGCCGCAGCGAGGAATGCGTGCTGACGGCGGCCTTCGACTTCGAGGCCATCCGCGCGGAACGCGCCGGGTGGGGGCTGTTCCGCGACCGCAGGCCCGACCTGTACCACCCCCTGCTGACCTTTGACGGGCTGGACGGCCTGCCCGGCGAAGACGACAGCGAGGACGGCTGCGGCGACCATTGCGGCTGCGGGTGCGGAGGCGAAGCCTAA